From the genome of Candidatus Deferrimicrobium borealis:
CCACAAGCCCCGGATCGAAGCCGCCGTCTCCGATGCGCTCGGGATGGAGTTCCGGATCCGCGGGAAGGCCCGGCTGCGTCTCTTCCCTTCGGCGCGCATCGTCCTCTCCGACGTGCGGCTGCGCAACCGCGGCACCGACCTCGCCACCGCGGAAACGCTGCGGGTCGGGGTAATGTTGCTGCCGCTGCTGAACCGGCAGGTACATATCACGGAGCTGCTCCTCGATACGCCGGTGATCCGGATCGAGAAGGGGACCGACGGGAAGTTCAACTACGAAACCCCGCCCGCCCCCGTGAAGCCGACGACGGGGCCGAAGGAGGCCAAAGCTTCCTCCGCTCACCTCCGGGTGGCGAGAAGCTCCGTGTCGGGGGGGAAGATCGTCTACGTCGATCGGAAAGCGGGGAGCGAAACGACCCTCGACGCGGTCGACCTCTCCGTGCGGGACCTCTCGATCCCCCCGGCCGGAGGCGCGGCGCTCATGAAGGGGATCTCCTTCACCGGCGACCTCTCCGTCAAGGGGATCCAGACGAAGGGCCTCGCCGTTTCGGACGTTCGCGCGAAGGTGACGGCCGGCGCGGGCGTCTACGAGATCCGCCCCATCACGATGAAGCTCTTCGGCGGCGCGGGAGAGGGCGGGATCCGCGTCGACCTCTCCGGGGACCGGATGGCCATGTCGGGGGGGATCGCCCTCGCCGGCGTGCGGCTTCGCAGACGCGACACCGATCTCGCCTCGGCGGAGAAAGTGCGGGTGGGCGTGCAGCTGCTGCCGCTGCCGAACCGGCAGGTGGAAATCACGGAACTGGTCTTTGAAAAGCCGGTGATCCGGATCGAGAAGGGGACCGACGGAACGTTCAACTACGAAACCCCGGCCGGCGACGCGAAGCCGACGACGGGTTCGAGGGAGCCCGAAGCCCCTTCCGCGCCCCTCCGGGTGGCGAGAAGCTCCGTGTCGGGGGGGAAGATCGTCTACGTCGATCGGAAGGCGGGGAGCGAAACGACCCTCGACGCGGTCGACCTCTCCGTGCGGGACCTCTCGATCCCGACGGCAGGGGGGGCAGAGCTCCCGAAGAGAATCTCCTTCACCGGCGACCTCTCCGTCAAGGGGATCCGGACGAAGGATTCCGCCATATCGGACGTTCGCGCGAAGGTGACGGCCGGCGCGGGCATCTTCGAGTTCCGCCCTGTCACGATGAAGCTCTTCGGCGGCGCGGGAGAGGGAGGGATCCGCGTCGACCTCTCCGGGGACCGGACGGCCCTGAAGGTGGGTTTCACCCTGGCGAAGTTCCGCGTCGAGGAGCCGCTCGCGGCGCTCGCGCGGAAGAAATATCTGACCGGGACGATGACGCTGACGCCGGACCTCTCCCTCCGCGGGAAGGGCGCGGACGAGATGAAGCGGACGCTCTCCGGCACCGTCTCCCTGCGGGGGGACGGGCTGACGCTGAACGGGATGGAGATCGACCGGGCGCTGTCGACGGTGGAAGCGGCGCAGCAGCTGAACCTGGCCGACGTGGGCACGTACCTGCTCACGGGCCCGCTGGGCCCCGCGGCCGTGAAGGGGTACCGCTACGGGGGCGACAGCCGGTCCACGGCCGGCGAGGCGGAGAGCAGGATCACCCGGCTGGTCTCCGACTGGACGGTGCGCAACGGCGTGGCCGAGGCCAGGGACGTCGCTTTCTCGACGGCGAAGAACCGGATCGCGCTGAAGGGGAAGCTCGACCTCGTGAACGGGCGGTTCGTGGACGTCACCGTCGCGGTGCTCGACGGAAAGGGGTGCGCAAAGCTGCGCCAGAAGATCTCGGGCCCCTTCGCCGACCCGCGGATGGACAAGATGAGCATGCTGCAGTCCGTGGCGTCGCCGCTCCTCGGGATCCTCGAACGGGAGGCAAAGCGGTTCCTCGGTCCCTCGGCGTGCGAGCCGTTCTACACGGGGACCGTGCAGCACCCGAAGTGACGGCACGCCGGTCCTCGACGGGCGTGCCGTTGCGTACCTCCTTCAGAAGCGGGGGGCCCCCCGGTAGGAGCCGCTCCTGCGCGCCGGTGGGAATCCCCTTCAGAAGCGGGGGGCCTCCCCCCGGTAGGAGCCGCTCCTTCCGCCCTCCTTCGAGAGCAGGGATACGTCCCCGATCGAGATCCCCCGGTCCGCCCCCTTGCACATGTCGTAGATCGTGAGCGCGGC
Proteins encoded in this window:
- a CDS encoding AsmA family protein, whose protein sequence is MKRLLISLGILVALLVLAGVAILVLVDVNAHKPRIEAAVSDALGMEFRIRGKARLRLFPSARIVLSDVRLRNRGTDLATAETLRVGVMLLPLLNRQVHITELLLDTPVIRIEKGTDGKFNYETPPAPVKPTTGPKEAKASSAHLRVARSSVSGGKIVYVDRKAGSETTLDAVDLSVRDLSIPPAGGAALMKGISFTGDLSVKGIQTKGLAVSDVRAKVTAGAGVYEIRPITMKLFGGAGEGGIRVDLSGDRMAMSGGIALAGVRLRRRDTDLASAEKVRVGVQLLPLPNRQVEITELVFEKPVIRIEKGTDGTFNYETPAGDAKPTTGSREPEAPSAPLRVARSSVSGGKIVYVDRKAGSETTLDAVDLSVRDLSIPTAGGAELPKRISFTGDLSVKGIRTKDSAISDVRAKVTAGAGIFEFRPVTMKLFGGAGEGGIRVDLSGDRTALKVGFTLAKFRVEEPLAALARKKYLTGTMTLTPDLSLRGKGADEMKRTLSGTVSLRGDGLTLNGMEIDRALSTVEAAQQLNLADVGTYLLTGPLGPAAVKGYRYGGDSRSTAGEAESRITRLVSDWTVRNGVAEARDVAFSTAKNRIALKGKLDLVNGRFVDVTVAVLDGKGCAKLRQKISGPFADPRMDKMSMLQSVASPLLGILEREAKRFLGPSACEPFYTGTVQHPK